A genome region from Manihot esculenta cultivar AM560-2 chromosome 5, M.esculenta_v8, whole genome shotgun sequence includes the following:
- the LOC110615291 gene encoding protein NUCLEAR FUSION DEFECTIVE 5, mitochondrial, protein MNLKQLVSRRSITSLSRFNGRLLYMYPYCISRDFCAISASSTRMISPSSIVDRTFPHNPKLSEHFFFFKRCLHFAQQTTLSELSFKPKFNFNDSEEDDGTMNEFLSRFVWIMRGKLSEVYTDCNKQTIDSMLLIIVGKVVSEMEKSSLEQMLGATMAIPSQDFSEDLWKTVWEVSNSVLEDMDKERKKEKMKGFLQSEEVKEMCRFAGEIGIRGDMLRELRFKWAREKMEESEFYASLEKLREEEKVQEKEETDGKTAETVSEMAIMGDDKPKLISLPKRHGKIRYKIYGLDLSDPKWAEVADKIHETGEIIWPQEPKPIHGRSKLVTEKILSLREEDDPSPLLAEWAELLQPSRIDWVTLLDKLKEKNTSLYFKVAEILLSEKSYQPNIRDYSVLIDSHANENRLEDAERILKKMNEVGILPDMIISKVLVHMYSKAGYLDRAKEVFESLRSFGFQLDAKVYNSMIMAYINAGQPKVGESLMREMEARDVKPTEEIYMAFLRSFAQHGDVSGAGRIATTMQFAGFQPSLETCTLLVEAHGRAGDPDQARNNFNYMIKVGHKPDDRCTAIMIEAYEKKNLLDKALDLLLQLENNGFEPGPATCAVLVDWLGKLQLVNEAEELLNKISEQGEAPPFKIHVSLCDMYARAGMEKKALQALGVLESKKEQLGSDDFERVINGLIAGSFVQDAHRIHGLMESQGFTASEHLKVALMASRAFGGRK, encoded by the exons ATGAACTTGAAGCAGTTAGTTAGTAGACGAAGTATCACCTCTTTATCAAGGTTCAATGGGAGATTGCTGTATATGTACCCATACTGTATTAGCAGAGATTTCTGTGCTATTTCAGCCTCTTCCACTCGTATGATTTCTCCCTCAAGCATTGTTGACCGAACTTTTCCCCATAACCCTAAATTGTCagaacatttttttttcttcaagagATGCTTGCATTTTGCTCAGCAAACTACGCTAAGCGAATTGAGTTTTAAgccaaaattcaattttaatgatTCTGAGGAGGACGATGGAACCATGAATGAGTTCTTATCACGATTTGTGTGGATAATGCGTGGGAAGTTATCTGAAGTGTACACAGATTGTAATAAACAGACAATTGACAGTATGCTCTTAATTATAGTTGGCAAAGTCGTGTCCGAAATGGAAAAGAGTAGCCTAGAGCAGATGCTTGGTGCGACAATGGCCATCCCATCACAGGATTTCAGTGAGGATTTGTGGAAAACAGTGTGGGAAGTGAGTAACTCAGTGTTGGAGGATATGgacaaagaaaggaagaaggaaaaGATGAAGGGGTTCTTGCAGTCTGAGGAGGTAAAGGAAATGTGCAGGTTTGCTGGCGAGATTGGCATACGTGGGGACATGCTGAGGGAGCTCAGATTCAAATGGGCTCGTGAAAAAATGGAAGAAAgtgagttttatgcaagtttagaGAAGcttagagaagaagaaaaagtgcaagaaaaagaggaaacaGATGGCAAGACTGCTGAGACCGTCAGTGAAATGGCTATCATGGGTGATGATAAACCAAAGTTGATATCCCTTCCTAAGAGGCATGGAAAGATAAGATACAAAATTTACGGACTTGATCTTTCTGATCCAAAGTGGGCTGAAGTTGCTGATAAGATCCATGAGACAGGAGAGATTATTTGGCCTCAGGAACCTAAGCCTATACATGGTAGAAGTAAACTGGTTACTGAGAAAATTCTTTCACTAAGAGAGGAGGATGACCCTTCCCCATTGTTGGCCGAATGGGCTGAGCTTCTACAACCAAGCAGGATTGATTGGGTGACTTTGCTTGATAAGTTGAAAGAAAAGAATACATCTTTATATTTCAAG GTAGCTGAAATTTTGTTGAGTGAAAAATCTTACCAACCAAATATTCGTGACTACTCTGTGCTCATTGATTCCCATGCTAATGAGAATCGCTTAGAAGATGCTGAGAGGATTCttaagaaaatgaatgaagttGGTATTCTACCTGATATGATAATATCCAAAGTTTTAGTGCACATGTACAGCAAGGCAGGCTATCTGGACCGTGCTAAAGAAGTATTTGAAAGCCTGAGGAGCTTTGGTTTCCAACTGGACGCGAAGGTCTACAATTCAATGATCATGGCATATATTAATGCTGGCCAACCCAAGGTGGGTGAGTCATTGATGAGAGAGATGGAGGCAAGAGACGTGAAGCCTACAGAGGAGATTTACATGGCATTCCTTCGCTCATTTGCACAACATGGCGATGTTAGTGGAGCTGGTCGAATTGCAACCACCATGCAGTTTGCTGGTTTCCAGCCAAGTTTGGAGACTTGTACATTGCTTGTCGAAGCACATGGACGAGCAGGTGATCCTGATCAGGCAAGGAACAATTTTAACTATATGATAAAAGTTGGACATAAGCCTGATGACAGGTGCACTGCTATCATGATTGAAGCTTATGAGAAGAAGAATTTGTTGGATAAGGCCTTAGACCTTTTGTTGCAGCTTGAGAATAATGGGTTTGAGCCAGGACCTGCTACTTGCGCTGTTCTTGTTGATTGGTTGGGTAAATTGCAGTTGGTTAATGAGGCCGAGGAACTACTGAATAAGATTTCTGAGCAGGGTGAAGCTCCTCCGTTTAAGATTCATGTAAGCCTTTGTGATATGTACGCAAGAGCTGGAATGGAGAAAAAGGCTCTTCAAGCCCTAGGTGTTCTGGAATCTAAGAAGGAGCAATTAGGATCAGATGATTTTGAGAGGGTTATAAATGGGCTTATTGCGGGAAGTTTTGTCCAGGATGCTCATAGGATCCATGGGCTGATGGAGTCTCAGGGCTTTACTGCATCAGAGCATCTAAAGGTGGCATTAATGGCATCCCGAGCTTTTGGTGGCCGCAAGTGA